Below is a genomic region from Pseudomonas berkeleyensis.
CGGTGATCCCGGTATCCACCGGGTTGGCGCGGGGTATCGAGCGCCTGCTGCCGGAACTGACCGGGCGTATCCAGGCTAAGGCCATCCGCGTGCCGACGGTCAACGTCTCCTGCCTGGACATCACCCTGCAGACCGCACGCGATACCTCCGCAGAAGAAATCAATCGCGTGCTGCGTCAGGCGGCAGAAAGTGGCCCGCTCAAAGGGCTGCTGGCCTACACCGAGCTGCCGCACGCCAGCTGCGACTTCAACCATGACCCGCACTCGGCCATCGTCGACGGCAGCCAGACCCGCGTGTCCGGCCCGCGCCTGGTCAACCTGCTGGCCTGGTTCGACAACGAGTGGGGGTTTGCCAACCGCATGCTCGATGTTGCTGAACACTTTCTCCTACAAGCTAATCCTGCACCGTGAAGGACTGATCCATGACCGTTCTGAAGATGACCGACCTCGACCTCGCCGGTAAGCGCGTGTTGATCCGCGAAGACCTCAACGTCCCGGTGAAGGACGGTGTGGTCAAGAGCGACGCGCGTATCCTCGCATCCTTGCCGACCATCAAGCTGGCGCTGGAGAAGGGCGCTGCCGTGCTTGTCTGCTCGCACCTGGGGCGCCCGGAAGAGGGCATCTACAGCGAGGAAGACAGCCTGGCACCGGTCGCGGCCTACCTGAGCAAGGCTCTCGGTCGTGACGTGCCGCTGATCAAGGACTACCTCGGCGGTGTCGAGGTCAAGGCCGGTGAGCTGGTACTGCTGGAGAACGTCCGCTTCAACAAGGGCGAGAAGAAGAACACCGACGAGCTGGCCCAGCAGTACGCCGCCCTGTGCGACGTGTTTGTGATGGACGCCTTCGGTACCGCCCACCGCGCCCAGGGTTCGACCCACGGTGTAGCCAAGTTCTCCAAGGTCGCCTGTGCCGGCCCGCTGCTGGCTGCCGAGCTGGATGCGCTGGGCAAGGCCCTGGACAAGCCGGCGCGGCCGATGCTGGCCATCGTCGCCGGTTCCAAGGTGTCGACCAAGCTGGACGTGCTCAATTCCCTGGCCGATATCTGCGACTCGCTGATCGTCGGCGGCGGCATCGCCAACACCTTCCTCGCCGCTGCAGGCCTGCCGGTGGGCAAATCGCTGTACGAGGCCGATCTGGTCGACACTG
It encodes:
- a CDS encoding phosphoglycerate kinase translates to MTVLKMTDLDLAGKRVLIREDLNVPVKDGVVKSDARILASLPTIKLALEKGAAVLVCSHLGRPEEGIYSEEDSLAPVAAYLSKALGRDVPLIKDYLGGVEVKAGELVLLENVRFNKGEKKNTDELAQQYAALCDVFVMDAFGTAHRAQGSTHGVAKFSKVACAGPLLAAELDALGKALDKPARPMLAIVAGSKVSTKLDVLNSLADICDSLIVGGGIANTFLAAAGLPVGKSLYEADLVDTAKAIAAKVSVPLPVDVVVAKAFAEDAEATVKAVKDVAEDDMILDIGPQTAAMFAEMLKASQTILWNGPVGVFEFDQFGNGTKALALAIAESPAFSIAGGGDTLAAIDKYGVADKISYISTGGGAFLEFVEGKVLPAVEVLEQRAQ